TGCGATCGCGGAAAACGATCTGCAGCGGGCCACGACCCTGGAGCCTTTGAATAGCGAAGTTCAGATCGCCCTCGGCCTTTTGATGAAACGCACAGGACGCATCAGCCATGCGAAGCTTGCTTTGGAGAAAGCGGTCGAGCTGGATCCCCAGAATGCCTTTGCCCGCTATCACCTGGCCGTCGTGCTGAGCGATGATTACAAGGACCGGACGGGCGCCCTTCAGCTCTTCTATGATGTTCTGCAGGCCGACGAAAAATATTCGGGGCTTAAGAATATGGCAAAAGTCCAGATCGAAGCCATACGTGACAGCCGCTTGTACGAGCAGTGAGAGGGACCGTTTTCGGGTATGCGCATGGGGAATTCTTAACTTCTGTCCCCGGCTGCCGATAGAAAAAACGATCCTCTTGTGTTCTTAGGTAGGAGCCTTTATGACTATTCAGGATCGTGTCTACAATCGTTCATCCTATATCCTCGTGGTCGACGACGATGACACGCTGCTTAAATTTTTCAAGATTCACCTGAATAAGTTTTTCTCGCGCGTGATTGTCGTCAAGAACGCGCAGGAGGCTATCGACACTTTGAAGGACAAGGAAATCGACCTTGTCATCAGCGATATCAAGATGCCTCGCATGGACGGCATTCAGCTGATGAAGAAGGTGAAGAACCATGATCCTTCCATCCCTGTGTTCCTGATCAGCGGCGCGCTTCTGGACGAAGATCAGCTCATGGCCGTGGATTCCAAGGCGGATGGCTATCTGAAAAAACCCTTCTCGATCGACGAGCTGCATGACTTCATTGATCGCGGCATGCAGGTGCGCGACAAGTATAAAGAGCTTTTGACCATCGTCGGGGATAAGAAGAAATTTCTGGAGCTTATCCAGGGCAAACGTCAGTTCCGCTTCATCAAAAATGAAGATGATCGCGTGAAGGCTCAGCAGATCATGGATTCGCTGAAGGCGGGCTGAACTCCTTGAGCCAGACCGCTTCCTCTTTGCCGAGCTGCTCCAGTGCCACCCGTGTTCGCGTACCAAACCATGACAGCATCTGACCATCGATTCGAGCAAGGCGCGGGGCCAAAGGCCACTGGGCCTTGAGCCTTTCCGCATCCCGTCGGCGGAAGGGATAGGGCTCGCTGCTCATCAGGATGATATCCGCATGGCAGGCGGCCATGGCTTCGATATCAAGAGCAGGATAGCGCTCCCCGCCCTCATAGGCGTTCACCCAGCCCAGGCTTTCCAGAGTCCGTGAAATATAGCAGTCAGGCCCGGCTATCATATAAGGGTTCTGCCAGATCAGATAAAGAAAGCGCCGTGAAGGCTGACGCTTCTGGGCCTTCAGAAGGCTTTCAATGGCCGCTGCTTCCTTCTCCGTCTCGCATTCCAAAAAGCGCCCGATATCCCGCAGCATGCCCGGCACATCCTCGGGCCCCTTGGGAAAGGTCACAAGGGTCGGAATCTCCCGCGCCAGCTCCAGTATGGGCTCGCGTGGATTTTCCTCCTGGTTGCAAAGGATATGCGTGGGCCTTAAAGAACGAATCAAAGACACATCAAAATCTTTCGTGCCGCCAACCCGTGTGGCCGTGCGATGAAGATCCCGCGGCTCGACACAAAAGTTCGTGCAGCCGATCAGCTGATCCCGCAGTCCCACATCGCAAAGGGTTTCACTCAGACTCGGGACAAGGCTGATGATCCGGCGATTCATACGCTCTGCCGCCGCATGAGCTTATAAAAAAGAGCTGCGGAATGCGTTCCAAGACTCACCAGAGCCATCGAAAGGCCCACACCGATCGTCAGACCCAGCGCATCAAACGAATCGCTGGGACCCGCAAAGGCCCGCATGATCATGCCGGGTCCCATGGCCAGCACGCCACCGAAAAGACCAGCAGTCTGCAGCTCCTTCCAGCGCAGGGTGAGCGGCGAATAGGGCAGCGTCAAGCCCAGGGCGATATGCAGAAGTCCGAAGAGATTGCTGTGTCCATGCGAACTCTGCAGGAGAGTCATCTCCCAGGTATCCAGTTGTTTCAGATCATGCAGGAAGGCTTGCGTCATGTCGAAGGAAACGAAAGCCCCGGCGCAGGCCGCGAAGAAAAGGACGAAGAAACCAAGGGCCATATTCAGAATGGAAAGACGCGACATGCCGAGGCTCCTGACTTAGGAGAGTAAACCCATAGCTTTGAGGCCGGTGCGATACGCGGCCTGTTTCCAGGTTACTATACCCCGCACCAGAAGGTCAGGCTGCATCCATTTAATATCCCGAAATTCGCCATCCGCGATTTCCAGATTGGGCGCGCCATCGGGCAAAAGCTCCAGCAGATACCAGGTCTGCTGCTGGCCGCGATATTTGCGGGCTGGTCCGCTGTCCATCTCGGGCGGGAATTCATAGCGAATCTGCTCGGCGAGTTTATGGATGACCTTCAAACGATCGGTGCCGATCTCTTCCCGCAGTTCGCGAAACAGAGCCTGGTCTGCCGATTCTCCGTCGTCGACGCCTCCCTGGGGCAATTGCCAGGCGCCTTTCGCATCGGAGCGCTCACCGGCCAGAACCAGACCGTCTTGATTTCTTATCACGGCCACCACACAATCTCTGTAGGGCTTTGTCATCTTGCTCTCCTTGAGCGCCAATTGTTTGACGACCCTTACGAACTCAGAAGTCCGTGTTACACTCATTACGTGGGCGAGCTTATCAGAAATTTGTGACCTGGAAAACAGGAGACAACAATGAGTGGTCTGAAGAAACTCACAGGCCTTTTCGTATCCGGCCTCCTGGCTCTGCTGGCAGGCACACAGGCAAAAGCGGCTATGAACATCAGTCTATCGGGTTCGTCGGAGGTATCCAATGCGGCCCTGGAACGCTATAAAAGCAATTCCATCAGCGCCAACGTTTCCCTTGGGCTCGGCGATCATTTTCAGCTGGGCCTGACCCATAGGCGCTCGTTCGATAACAAGGTCGGTCTGAAGCGCGCGGAAAACGCCGAAACCAAAGCCCTGGAATACCTGCCTTTCGAGGACAATGGCATCAGCACCACCAATTCCATGGATCTGACCATCATCCCCTATAACGGCGTGATATCACCGATGGTCTTTGGCGGTGTGGCGCGACGCGATTACTTCAACGAAATTCAGTTCATGGGCAGCCGTATCGTCAGCCGGCAGACGATGTTCCCCATCCCCAACTATGGTTTCGGGACAATCATACAATTGGGAGCAGGCATGCACCTGAAGATTACCCAAACCTATTCCCCAGGGGTTCAGACAACCCTCGAAGATGGCGAGGAAATCAGCCGTCTTGTCAAAGATTCCTACACCCAGATCTGGCTCGGCTACCGTCTCTGAGCCTTCTTTTCGCTTCCTGAATTGTCTTAAATTCTTCCGCATTTGTCCGATACGGATGAAAGCGCGGAGGAATTTTTATTCATGCGGGCGACCACTCTCATAGCCGCCTTGGTAATACTTCTGGGTATTCTGTACCTGGCCTGGCAGCTTATTAATTCAAACCTTGCCGGTCGTGCCCGGCGCGATCAGAAGAAGCGGAAGTCCGACCGCCGTCGGCTGTCGCGTGCGGAAAAGCGCGCCTATAAATACGCTCAAAAACTTTATCAGGAGGGCAACTTTCGCGGTTGCGCCAAGATCCTGGAGCAGCTCGGGATGCTGCGGGAATCCATCAATATCCTCGAAAAAGCCGGCCTGATCAAGGAAGCGGCTGATGTGCTGATCCGCATTCAAAGACCGAACCGGGCCGGTTTCATGCTGGCCCGCTATGGAATGTGGAAAGAGGCCATGGACTGCTATAAAAAAGCCAACATGCCTTTGGAAGTGGGAAAATGCGCGCGTGAGCTCGGCGATCTTCCGACGGCCATTCCCTATTTCGTCGAAGCCGGTGCGACGCTGGAAGCCGCCGAATGCTATCTGGAACTCGGCAAGCATCACGATGCCGCGCGACTTTTCCTGCGCGTGAAGGAATTCGATCGCGCCCTCGATCAGTATATTCACCTTGTGGATAGCCACCCCGATATCGACAAGATTGATTTCTCGGAAGAGGAATTGAGTTTCATCATGCGGAAGCTGATCGAGGAGAAAGTCGACACCCGCCTCGCGGACATCCTCGTCGCCCGAAAACGCATGGTCAAGCTGATGGTTGAACTCATTCGCAATAACAATCTCGCCTCCGCGAGTGCTGCTTATCTGAGGAACACGAGCGACATAGGTCCCGAACTGATCTCCTATAAGGACTTTTCCCGCGATGAGAACCTTCTGCTCGGAGCGCTCTTCAGCAACGTCGGAGCCTATGAATACAGCGGAATGGTCTATGAGCGCATGGCGGAATTCGACAAGGCCGGCGAGTCCTTCGAAAAGGGCGAACTCTTCGAGCGCGCGGCTTATTGCTTTGAAAGGGCCATGAATAAGACCAAGGCCACGGAAATGCAGATCATGTCCACCCAGCGCGGGACACGCAATATCACCAACAGCAAGGCCGCCGCGGCCGCACAAAGTCCGAGCAAGCCACCCGAGCCGGCCAAGCCCAAGGCGCCGCCGAAACCGAGCAATCCTTTTTCCATTCAGGATACGTCCACCGACGCTCTCGTTCATGCTGATGTGCATGCGCGTATGGAACTTAAGGGTCTGAATCAGGCGCAGCCTCAGGTTCCGTCACCGACCGACGCCTATTTGAAACAAACAGCCATGGTGGACCCGCCCAAGCCGCCAGTAAAAGCAGGTCCGGACAGGGCCTACAATTGGGATGCTTTTCTGCAGGCGGAATTTTTAGTGGACCTCAGCACACCCGAGCAGGAGCTTTTGCAGGATATATGCAAGGCGCGTGAATATCCCAAAGGCTCGGTTATTTTGGAATTCGATCACGAGCCGATCGGTATCTACTTCCTTCTGCGCGGCACCATAAGCGTCTGGAAACGCGATGCCAGCGGCAATGAATTCGAGGCCGATAAGCTGGAAGAATCCGATACCTTTGGCGAACTTTGGCTTCTGATGGACCAGGCGTCCCGCGTTAAATTCGTGGCCCAGAGCACCGTTCAGGTGGGCTGGATCAAGCGCGCGGATTTCGAGATGCTGATGGATAAAAATGGAGCGATCGCCAGAAAACTATACAAACGCTACGCCATGCGCCTTGTCATGAAGCTGGTAAATGACCAGAATCAAAAGACCAATCGCGTGGCCTCCTGAAATCTTCCCTATGGCATATTCCCTGCTAAATAAGACATGACTGAACTTGAAGCTGATCTGCTGCTGCTCTAATGGAAGGGAATCGCTATGGAAAAGATCGTGTGCATGTGTCACCCCAAGTATGATGGCAAGGACAACCCGGATCTTCGCTGCAAGGCTTGCTGTACGATTTTTGTTAATCGTATCAAAGAGTTAAACTCGAAACGGGCTCTTGACGTTGCCACCTGGCTTGAAGGCAAGAGCACCGCTCGCCGGAAAACAGGGTCGAACTGATTCCGACCCTCCGTGCCTGGAGTTGGGTCACACCAACTCCACGATCACCCCGCTCGCTTCACCGCCACCGATACAAAGCGTCGCCAAACCACGTTTGCCACCCCGTTGTTTCAATCCATTCAAAAGAGTGACCATAATCCGCGCGCCCGATGCTCCAATGGGATGACCCAGGGACACCGCACCACCCAGGGGATTGACGTTCGCTGGATCGAGATCAAGATCGCGAATCGCCGCCATGGCGACCACGGCGAAGGCCTCGTTGATTTCAAAGATATCAATATCCTTGGCTTTCAGATTCGTCTTATCCAAGAGGCGACGAATACAACCAATCGGTGCCGTCGTGAAATGCGCAGGATCCTGGGCATAGGACGCTTGGGACACGATACGCGCCAGGGGTTTCAGATCATGCTTCAGCGCCGCCTCTTCCGACGTCAGAACGAGCAAGGCCGCACCATCATTGATCGAAGATGCATTGGCCGCAGTGATCGTTCCATCCTTTTCGAAGGCGGGACGCAACGAACCGATGCGATCGAGGTCAGCGGCAAAAGGCTCTTCATCGAGTTCGAAGGCCTTGGTGCCTTTGCGATCGGCGACCTGCACCGAGACGATTTCCTCGGCGAAAACACCCGATTCGACGGCTTTGCGCGCCCTTTGATAACTCTGCAGCGCAAAGGCATCCTGCATCTCGCGAGTGAAACCATATTCCTTGGCGCAGATCTCGCCGCAGTTGCCCATCGCTGTATTATTATAAGGATCCCAAAGGCCATCCCACTGCATCGAATCCTTGGCTTCGATCGAACCATAGCGATAGCCGGTGCGGGAATTCATCAGAAGATGCGGCGCGAGGCTCATGTTTTCCTGACCACCGGCGAAAATAATATTCGCATCACCAAGACGAATCGCTTGATCAGCCAGCATGACCGCTTTAATACCGCTGCCGCACACACGACCGATCGTGGTCGCGCACACCGAATGCGGGAGGCCACCGTACAGCGCTGCTTGCCGCGCGGGCGCCTGGCCAACACCAGCCGTCAAAACATTTCCCATGATAATTTCATCGACTTCCGCGCCGGTGAACTTCAATTTCTTCATGGCATCAGCGACCAGAGCAGCTCCCAGACGTGGGGCAGGCGTCGTGGAAAGCGAGCCACCGAGCTTACCGATGGCTGTGCGACTGGC
This portion of the Oligoflexus sp. genome encodes:
- a CDS encoding helical backbone metal receptor, with translation MNRRIISLVPSLSETLCDVGLRDQLIGCTNFCVEPRDLHRTATRVGGTKDFDVSLIRSLRPTHILCNQEENPREPILELAREIPTLVTFPKGPEDVPGMLRDIGRFLECETEKEAAAIESLLKAQKRQPSRRFLYLIWQNPYMIAGPDCYISRTLESLGWVNAYEGGERYPALDIEAMAACHADIILMSSEPYPFRRRDAERLKAQWPLAPRLARIDGQMLSWFGTRTRVALEQLGKEEAVWLKEFSPPSANP
- a CDS encoding NUDIX domain-containing protein, whose protein sequence is MTKPYRDCVVAVIRNQDGLVLAGERSDAKGAWQLPQGGVDDGESADQALFRELREEIGTDRLKVIHKLAEQIRYEFPPEMDSGPARKYRGQQQTWYLLELLPDGAPNLEIADGEFRDIKWMQPDLLVRGIVTWKQAAYRTGLKAMGLLS
- a CDS encoding thiolase family protein; its protein translation is MKQRQTVIAYASRTAIGKLGGSLSTTPAPRLGAALVADAMKKLKFTGAEVDEIIMGNVLTAGVGQAPARQAALYGGLPHSVCATTIGRVCGSGIKAVMLADQAIRLGDANIIFAGGQENMSLAPHLLMNSRTGYRYGSIEAKDSMQWDGLWDPYNNTAMGNCGEICAKEYGFTREMQDAFALQSYQRARKAVESGVFAEEIVSVQVADRKGTKAFELDEEPFAADLDRIGSLRPAFEKDGTITAANASSINDGAALLVLTSEEAALKHDLKPLARIVSQASYAQDPAHFTTAPIGCIRRLLDKTNLKAKDIDIFEINEAFAVVAMAAIRDLDLDPANVNPLGGAVSLGHPIGASGARIMVTLLNGLKQRGGKRGLATLCIGGGEASGVIVELV
- a CDS encoding cyclic nucleotide-binding domain-containing protein; translated protein: MRATTLIAALVILLGILYLAWQLINSNLAGRARRDQKKRKSDRRRLSRAEKRAYKYAQKLYQEGNFRGCAKILEQLGMLRESINILEKAGLIKEAADVLIRIQRPNRAGFMLARYGMWKEAMDCYKKANMPLEVGKCARELGDLPTAIPYFVEAGATLEAAECYLELGKHHDAARLFLRVKEFDRALDQYIHLVDSHPDIDKIDFSEEELSFIMRKLIEEKVDTRLADILVARKRMVKLMVELIRNNNLASASAAYLRNTSDIGPELISYKDFSRDENLLLGALFSNVGAYEYSGMVYERMAEFDKAGESFEKGELFERAAYCFERAMNKTKATEMQIMSTQRGTRNITNSKAAAAAQSPSKPPEPAKPKAPPKPSNPFSIQDTSTDALVHADVHARMELKGLNQAQPQVPSPTDAYLKQTAMVDPPKPPVKAGPDRAYNWDAFLQAEFLVDLSTPEQELLQDICKAREYPKGSVILEFDHEPIGIYFLLRGTISVWKRDASGNEFEADKLEESDTFGELWLLMDQASRVKFVAQSTVQVGWIKRADFEMLMDKNGAIARKLYKRYAMRLVMKLVNDQNQKTNRVAS
- a CDS encoding response regulator, yielding MTIQDRVYNRSSYILVVDDDDTLLKFFKIHLNKFFSRVIVVKNAQEAIDTLKDKEIDLVISDIKMPRMDGIQLMKKVKNHDPSIPVFLISGALLDEDQLMAVDSKADGYLKKPFSIDELHDFIDRGMQVRDKYKELLTIVGDKKKFLELIQGKRQFRFIKNEDDRVKAQQIMDSLKAG